A part of Quatrionicoccus australiensis genomic DNA contains:
- a CDS encoding FAD:protein FMN transferase, with the protein MRHFLILLSLLWLAACGRTPLQEQQAYVFGTRVEVLVVSNDPEQGRQAIAAVLREFDRLHRAYHAWQPSELTALNDAIAAGKPLAVTPELANFVSEAQQLSKQGDYLFDPAIGQLIKLWGFQADEFKAELPPEAAIKAWLAKKPSLADISIRDTTISSRNRHVALDFGGYLKGVALDRAAAILRSQGINNALINIGGNVMALGSKEGKKWRVGIQHPRQPGPLATIALEDGEAIGTSGDYQRFFEVDGKRYAHLLDPRTGYPVDHTQAVTVLIPAGPKAGTLSDAASKPIFVAGDERWREMANQMQIGMVLRVDRQERIFVSEALHKRLEFIGQPPAINVVP; encoded by the coding sequence ATGCGGCATTTCTTGATCCTTCTTTCCCTGCTCTGGCTGGCGGCCTGCGGCCGTACGCCCTTGCAGGAACAGCAGGCCTACGTTTTCGGCACGCGCGTCGAAGTGCTGGTCGTCAGCAATGACCCGGAACAGGGCCGCCAGGCGATTGCCGCCGTACTGCGCGAATTCGACCGCCTGCATCGCGCCTATCACGCCTGGCAACCGTCGGAGCTGACCGCGCTGAACGACGCAATCGCCGCCGGCAAGCCATTGGCCGTGACACCCGAACTGGCCAACTTCGTCAGCGAAGCGCAGCAGCTCAGCAAGCAGGGCGACTACCTGTTCGATCCCGCCATCGGTCAACTGATCAAACTCTGGGGTTTTCAGGCCGACGAATTCAAGGCCGAATTGCCTCCCGAGGCCGCCATCAAGGCCTGGCTGGCGAAAAAGCCGTCGCTGGCCGACATCAGCATCCGCGACACCACGATCAGCAGCCGCAACCGCCACGTCGCCCTCGACTTCGGCGGCTACCTGAAGGGCGTCGCGCTCGACCGCGCCGCCGCCATCCTGCGCAGCCAGGGCATCAACAACGCGCTGATCAACATCGGCGGCAATGTCATGGCGCTGGGCAGCAAGGAAGGCAAGAAATGGCGTGTCGGCATCCAGCATCCGCGCCAGCCCGGCCCGCTCGCCACCATCGCCCTCGAGGATGGCGAAGCGATCGGCACCTCCGGCGATTACCAGCGTTTCTTCGAAGTCGACGGCAAGCGCTATGCCCATCTGCTCGACCCGCGGACCGGCTATCCGGTCGATCACACGCAGGCAGTCACCGTGCTGATTCCCGCCGGCCCCAAAGCCGGCACGCTGTCCGATGCCGCGTCCAAGCCGATCTTTGTTGCCGGCGACGAACGCTGGCGGGAAATGGCAAACCAAATGCAAATCGGCATGGTTTTGCGCGTCGACCGCCAGGAACGCATTTTCGTCAGCGAAGCCCTGCACAAACGCCTCGAATTCATCGGCCAGCCACCAGCCATCAACGTCGTCCCCTGA
- the gshB gene encoding glutathione synthase encodes MTQQLHFEKHLLGGSSQSLKLAFILDPLDSLKAWKDSSVAMMRAAEKHGHEVYAIDCATLGWRTAEPGHHAGGVFGEAVHLHLRPDDHDWYRETHREWLPLKAFDAVIMRKDPPFDFEYITATWLLERAEASGVRVFNRPRALREHSEKIAITEFEQYAPTTLIARDMHLLQHFIDEQRDVILKPLDGMGGSQIFRIHRNDPNRNVIIETLTHEGARTVMAQRYLPEISQGDKRILLIAGKPVPYCLARIPKAGETRGNLAVGGTGVAQELSLRDREIAEHLGPILFKRGLMLVGLDVIGSHLTEINVTSPTCMVEIRQQTGFDAAGAFITAIEHACGIS; translated from the coding sequence GTGACGCAACAACTCCATTTCGAAAAACACCTGCTCGGCGGCAGCAGCCAGTCGCTGAAACTGGCTTTCATCCTCGACCCGCTCGATTCCCTGAAAGCCTGGAAGGACTCCTCGGTGGCCATGATGCGGGCCGCCGAAAAGCACGGGCACGAGGTTTACGCGATCGATTGCGCGACGCTCGGCTGGCGCACCGCCGAACCCGGCCACCACGCCGGTGGCGTCTTCGGCGAGGCGGTACATCTGCACCTGCGCCCCGACGATCACGACTGGTACCGCGAAACCCACCGCGAATGGCTGCCGCTCAAGGCCTTCGACGCGGTGATCATGCGCAAGGACCCGCCCTTCGATTTCGAGTACATCACCGCGACCTGGCTGCTTGAACGTGCCGAAGCGAGCGGCGTGCGCGTCTTCAACCGGCCACGTGCGCTGCGCGAGCATTCGGAAAAGATCGCGATCACCGAGTTCGAGCAATACGCACCGACCACGCTGATCGCCCGCGACATGCATCTGCTGCAGCATTTCATCGACGAGCAGCGCGATGTCATCCTCAAGCCGCTCGACGGCATGGGCGGCAGCCAGATTTTCCGCATCCACCGCAACGACCCGAACCGCAACGTCATCATCGAGACGCTGACGCACGAGGGCGCGCGCACCGTGATGGCGCAACGCTACCTGCCCGAGATCAGCCAGGGCGACAAACGCATCCTGCTGATTGCCGGCAAGCCGGTTCCCTATTGTCTGGCGCGCATCCCCAAGGCGGGCGAGACGCGCGGCAACCTCGCGGTCGGCGGCACCGGCGTCGCGCAGGAACTCAGCCTTCGGGACCGCGAGATCGCCGAACACCTCGGCCCCATCCTGTTCAAGCGCGGCCTGATGCTGGTCGGACTCGATGTCATCGGCAGCCATCTCACCGAAATCAATGTCACCAGCCCGACCTGCATGGTCGAAATCCGCCAGCAGACGGGTTTCGACGCAGCCGGTGCCTTCATCACGGCCATCGAACACGCATGCGGCATTTCTTGA
- the gshA gene encoding glutamate--cysteine ligase, translating to MVPHLTTALTGPLLELERKFLESSTQIEHWLRGQWQEHTPPFYSSCDLRNSGFKLAPVDTNLFPGGFNNLNPAFLPLCVQAAMSAIEKFCPDARSLLLIPENHTRNQFYLQNVAQIAAILKQTGLNVRLGSMLPEITQPTTIDLPNGQSLLLEPLVRNGNRLGVAGFEPCAILLNNDLSAGIPAILQNLHEQVVLPPVHAGWAVRRKSNHFAAYDQVANDFAKEIGIDPWRINPAFSVCRSINFHERQGEECLAANVAAVLDIVKEKYKEYGITETPYVVVKADAGTYGMGVMTVRDADEVIALNRKQRNKMSVGKEGLEVSEVLIQEGVHSFETLNDAVAEPVIYMIDRYVVGGFYRVHTGRGKDENLNAPGMHFEPLAFETGCNLPDYRCGNPDSPPNRFYAYGVVGRLACLAAAVELERSTPENG from the coding sequence ATGGTTCCACACCTGACAACCGCCCTCACCGGCCCCCTGCTCGAACTCGAACGCAAGTTCCTGGAAAGCAGCACGCAGATCGAACACTGGCTGCGCGGCCAGTGGCAGGAGCACACCCCGCCCTTCTATTCGTCGTGCGACCTGCGCAACTCCGGCTTCAAGCTGGCGCCGGTCGATACCAACCTCTTTCCCGGCGGCTTCAACAACCTGAATCCGGCCTTCCTGCCGCTCTGCGTGCAGGCGGCGATGAGCGCCATCGAGAAGTTCTGTCCGGATGCGCGCAGCCTGCTGCTGATTCCGGAAAACCACACGCGCAACCAGTTCTACCTGCAGAACGTCGCGCAGATTGCCGCCATCCTCAAGCAGACCGGACTTAACGTCCGCCTCGGCTCGATGCTGCCGGAAATCACCCAGCCGACCACGATCGACCTGCCGAACGGCCAGAGCCTGCTGCTCGAACCGCTGGTCCGCAACGGCAACCGGCTCGGCGTCGCCGGTTTCGAACCCTGCGCCATCCTGCTCAACAACGACCTGTCGGCCGGCATTCCGGCCATCCTGCAGAACCTGCATGAACAGGTCGTGCTGCCGCCGGTGCATGCCGGCTGGGCGGTGCGTCGCAAGTCCAACCACTTCGCCGCCTACGACCAGGTCGCCAACGACTTTGCCAAGGAAATCGGCATCGATCCGTGGCGCATCAATCCGGCTTTCTCGGTCTGCCGCAGCATCAATTTCCACGAGCGCCAGGGCGAGGAATGCCTGGCCGCCAACGTCGCCGCCGTGCTCGACATCGTCAAGGAAAAGTACAAGGAATACGGCATCACCGAAACGCCCTACGTCGTCGTCAAGGCCGATGCCGGCACCTACGGCATGGGCGTCATGACGGTGCGCGACGCCGATGAAGTGATCGCGCTCAACCGCAAGCAACGCAACAAGATGAGCGTCGGCAAGGAAGGCCTGGAAGTCTCCGAGGTGCTGATCCAGGAAGGCGTGCATTCCTTCGAGACGCTCAACGATGCGGTTGCCGAACCGGTCATCTACATGATCGACCGCTACGTGGTCGGTGGCTTCTACCGCGTGCATACCGGGCGCGGCAAGGACGAGAACCTCAATGCGCCGGGCATGCATTTCGAGCCGCTCGCCTTCGAAACCGGCTGCAACCTGCCGGACTATCGTTGCGGCAATCCGGATTCCCCACCCAACCGCTTCTACGCCTATGGCGTGGTCGGTCGTCTCGCCTGTCTGGCGGCGGCGGTCGAGCTTGAGCGGTCGACGCCTGAAAACGGCTGA
- a CDS encoding ABC-F family ATPase, with the protein MLVAANITMQFGVKPLFENVNVKFGEGYRYGLIGANGAGKSTFMKILCGALEPSAGNVSKEKHERMAYLKQDQFAYEDMRVLDVVMAGHEELWAAIQERDAIYANPEATEDDYMKAAELEGKVGEYDGYTAESRAGELLLGVGIPTDQHNGPMSQVAPGWKLRVLLCQALFANPDILLLDEPTNNLDINTIRWLEDILNARESTMIIISHDRHFLNQVCTHMADLDYGKITTYAGNYDDFMEAAQQARERLSNANAKAKERIAELQTFVRRFSANASKAKQATSRMKLIDKLKPEDVKPSSRQYPWIRFDYDEKQKLHRQAVEIENLSFTYEGGERKIFNNLTLTINAGEKIAVIGENGVGKTTFLKLLMGEVTPQFGTVKWAEKANPGYYAQDHSAQFAGEQSLTDWIAGYARATIEDGGDLETLIRGTLGRLLFSGDEVKKPVNVISGGEQGRMLFGKLMLSKHNVLIMDEPTNHLDMESIEALNSGLEKFPGTLVFVSHDREFVSSLSTRVFEVKNDGRIIDYLGGYEDYLASQGVN; encoded by the coding sequence GTGCTTGTCGCCGCCAATATCACCATGCAGTTCGGGGTCAAACCCCTGTTCGAGAACGTTAACGTCAAATTCGGCGAGGGCTATCGCTACGGCCTGATCGGCGCCAACGGGGCGGGCAAATCGACCTTCATGAAAATCCTCTGCGGTGCGCTTGAGCCGTCGGCCGGCAATGTCTCGAAAGAGAAGCACGAGCGCATGGCCTACCTGAAGCAGGACCAGTTCGCCTACGAAGACATGCGCGTCCTTGACGTCGTGATGGCCGGCCACGAGGAACTGTGGGCAGCGATCCAGGAACGCGACGCGATCTACGCCAATCCGGAAGCGACCGAAGACGACTACATGAAGGCCGCCGAGCTGGAAGGCAAGGTTGGCGAATACGACGGTTACACCGCCGAATCGCGCGCCGGCGAACTGCTGCTCGGCGTCGGCATTCCGACCGACCAGCACAACGGCCCGATGAGCCAGGTCGCACCCGGCTGGAAGCTGCGCGTGCTGCTCTGCCAGGCGCTGTTTGCCAACCCGGACATCCTGCTCCTCGACGAACCGACCAACAACCTCGACATCAATACCATCCGCTGGCTGGAAGACATCCTCAACGCGCGTGAGTCGACGATGATCATCATCTCCCACGATCGTCACTTCCTGAACCAGGTCTGTACCCACATGGCCGACCTCGACTACGGCAAGATCACCACTTACGCCGGCAACTACGACGACTTCATGGAAGCCGCGCAGCAAGCCCGCGAGCGCCTGTCGAACGCCAATGCCAAGGCCAAGGAACGCATCGCCGAACTGCAGACCTTCGTGCGCCGCTTCTCGGCCAATGCCTCCAAGGCCAAACAGGCGACCAGCCGCATGAAGCTGATCGACAAGTTGAAGCCGGAAGACGTCAAGCCGTCGTCGCGCCAGTATCCGTGGATCCGCTTCGATTACGACGAAAAGCAGAAGCTGCACCGCCAGGCGGTCGAGATCGAAAACCTCTCCTTCACCTACGAGGGTGGCGAGCGCAAGATCTTCAACAACCTGACGCTGACCATCAATGCCGGCGAGAAGATCGCCGTGATCGGTGAAAACGGCGTCGGCAAGACGACTTTCCTGAAATTGCTGATGGGCGAAGTGACGCCGCAGTTCGGCACCGTCAAATGGGCGGAAAAGGCCAATCCCGGCTATTACGCGCAGGACCACAGCGCCCAGTTTGCCGGCGAGCAGAGCCTGACCGACTGGATTGCCGGCTATGCCCGCGCCACCATTGAAGATGGCGGCGACCTGGAAACCCTGATCCGCGGTACGCTTGGTCGCCTGCTGTTCTCCGGCGACGAGGTCAAGAAGCCGGTCAATGTCATTTCCGGTGGCGAGCAGGGCCGCATGCTCTTCGGCAAGCTGATGCTGTCCAAGCACAACGTCCTGATCATGGACGAACCGACCAATCACCTCGACATGGAATCGATCGAAGCCCTGAACAGCGGCCTGGAAAAATTCCCCGGCACCCTGGTCTTCGTCTCGCATGACCGCGAATTCGTTTCCTCGCTGTCGACCCGCGTGTTCGAAGTGAAGAACGACGGCCGCATCATCGATTACCTCGGTGGGTATGAGGATTACCTGGCCAGTCAGGGCGTCAATTAA
- a CDS encoding SRPBCC family protein, producing the protein MNFEHLIQINDPENPLIEPLDRQQLWQGLLHRVENPIPFLPGLEAFTILERQADTLLRELDFGPAVIQDRVTLVDMHSVRFDIVPSEAHAGGGLSIAIEEPEPGFLFLRFTYETTLANNPNSEDRAYIEYVKSAYHQSDVDCVRIIRTLAAGGPLQ; encoded by the coding sequence ATGAATTTCGAACACCTCATCCAGATCAACGACCCGGAAAATCCGCTGATCGAGCCGCTCGACCGCCAGCAATTGTGGCAGGGCCTGCTCCACCGCGTCGAGAATCCCATCCCCTTCCTGCCCGGCCTGGAAGCCTTCACCATCCTCGAACGCCAGGCCGACACGCTGCTGCGCGAACTCGATTTCGGCCCGGCCGTGATCCAGGACCGCGTCACGCTGGTCGACATGCACTCGGTGCGCTTCGACATCGTGCCCTCCGAGGCCCACGCCGGCGGCGGCCTGAGCATTGCCATCGAGGAACCCGAACCGGGCTTCCTGTTCCTGCGCTTCACTTACGAAACGACGCTGGCCAACAACCCCAATTCGGAAGACCGGGCCTACATCGAATACGTCAAATCGGCGTATCACCAGTCGGACGTCGATTGCGTCCGTATCATCCGGACATTGGCCGCCGGCGGTCCGCTGCAGTAA
- a CDS encoding pseudouridine synthase: MQLERILQKHGFGTRKECRGLIRRERVAINGEICDDPFAEIDIEGLVFTVDGVDWPYLEFATLMLHKPVHYECSRKPKHHPGVLELLPVQLRERDVQPIGRLDEDTTGLLLITNDGQLNHQLSSAKRKVPKVYLATTKHPVDQAQIDQLLAGVLLADEYEPIAAAAAEIAGENLLRLTLTEGKYHQVKRMVAAVSNRVEALHRESVGELSLPADLQPGEWRWLTPVDLQKLGYLP, from the coding sequence ATGCAACTAGAACGTATCCTCCAAAAACACGGTTTCGGCACCCGCAAGGAATGTCGCGGGCTGATTCGCCGTGAACGCGTCGCCATCAATGGCGAAATCTGCGACGATCCCTTCGCGGAAATCGATATCGAGGGCCTGGTCTTTACGGTCGACGGTGTCGATTGGCCATATCTTGAATTCGCCACGCTGATGCTGCACAAGCCCGTGCATTACGAGTGCTCGCGCAAGCCCAAGCATCACCCGGGCGTGCTCGAACTGCTGCCGGTGCAATTGCGCGAACGCGATGTGCAGCCGATCGGCCGGCTCGACGAAGACACCACCGGCCTGCTGCTGATCACCAACGACGGCCAGCTCAATCATCAGCTATCCTCGGCCAAGCGCAAGGTGCCCAAGGTTTATCTGGCGACCACCAAGCATCCCGTTGATCAGGCCCAGATCGATCAACTGCTGGCCGGCGTGTTGCTCGCCGACGAATATGAACCAATTGCCGCGGCCGCAGCCGAGATAGCCGGCGAAAACCTGCTGCGCCTGACCCTGACCGAGGGCAAGTATCACCAGGTCAAGCGCATGGTGGCGGCGGTCAGCAACCGCGTCGAAGCCCTGCACCGCGAATCGGTCGGCGAACTCTCTCTTCCGGCCGACCTGCAACCCGGCGAATGGCGCTGGCTGACGCCGGTCGACCTGCAAAAACTGGGTTATTTGCCATGA
- a CDS encoding hydrogen peroxide-inducible genes activator — MTLTEMRYIVALARERHFGKAAETCHVSQPTLSVALKKVEGQLGAALFERTASDVRITALGERIVAQAKRVLDEAVRLEEIADSTGDPLSGQLRVGIIYSIAPYLLPQFIPALHQQAPNMPLFLKEDFTGNLIPALKAGELDVIVIALPFAEPGLVAQAVYEEPFRVVVPAAHPWSRREAIPADELDGQNLLLLGQGNCFRDQVLESCPRLTAPDGLAHSLEGGSLETIRYMVASGAGIAVMPSTAADPLVGKEAMVKVLPFAGTQPSRTVGLVWRVTFPRPQAIDAVRAALLSCRLLGTKLIS; from the coding sequence ATGACCCTGACCGAAATGCGCTACATCGTGGCCCTGGCCCGCGAGCGTCATTTCGGCAAGGCGGCAGAAACCTGCCACGTCAGCCAGCCGACCTTGTCGGTGGCGCTGAAGAAGGTCGAAGGGCAGCTGGGTGCGGCACTGTTCGAACGGACGGCCTCCGATGTGCGGATTACCGCGCTCGGCGAACGCATCGTCGCCCAGGCCAAGCGCGTGCTCGACGAGGCCGTGCGTCTCGAGGAAATTGCCGATTCGACCGGCGATCCGCTGAGTGGTCAGCTGCGCGTCGGCATCATCTACAGCATCGCGCCCTACCTGCTGCCGCAGTTCATTCCGGCCCTGCACCAGCAGGCGCCGAACATGCCGCTGTTCCTCAAGGAAGATTTCACCGGCAACCTGATTCCCGCGCTCAAGGCCGGTGAGCTTGATGTCATCGTTATTGCGCTGCCTTTTGCCGAACCCGGTCTGGTCGCCCAGGCGGTCTATGAAGAGCCGTTTCGCGTTGTCGTGCCGGCAGCGCATCCGTGGAGCCGGCGGGAAGCGATTCCGGCCGATGAACTGGACGGTCAGAATCTGTTGCTGCTCGGTCAGGGCAATTGCTTCCGCGACCAGGTGCTGGAATCCTGCCCACGCCTGACGGCACCCGATGGCCTGGCCCATTCGCTGGAAGGCGGTTCGCTGGAAACCATCCGCTACATGGTGGCAAGCGGTGCCGGCATTGCCGTCATGCCGAGCACGGCCGCCGATCCCCTGGTCGGCAAGGAGGCCATGGTCAAGGTTTTGCCCTTTGCCGGCACGCAGCCGTCACGTACCGTCGGTCTGGTCTGGCGCGTCACCTTCCCGCGCCCGCAGGCGATTGATGCAGTCCGGGCGGCGCTGCTGTCCTGCCGTTTGCTCGGAACGAAGTTGATTTCCTGA
- a CDS encoding GNAT family N-acetyltransferase has translation MKLNISVIRSISEIDAGQWNACAQGMALLQHAFFTALECSGAIGKGTRIAPRYILLRDQEGLLVACAPAMLSTGTLTEYGPEYLWLDSGLKAGCFSWPKFQVGLPLYPVRCQKLMVRSDVRPDSMRKAVILSLLQLVKQDKLATFNLMHVDRDTALKLRQEGWLISHEVHSFWNNTGYGDFETYLKSLPHRKRYMMNKDRRKVAQLGLTIKLIAGESISPTLLDSYYAGHRKVCLRHGNHPWLPIEVLQKFVELMPDSVRLIAAFDGDRYVAGAFWILDSSALYLRTWSAMEELPELCFELVCYRPIIHAIENGLKYIDSGLYGGHKQQRGYPDELVYSAHWFRDDKLRQLAIRELFKQG, from the coding sequence TTGAAGTTGAATATCTCTGTAATTCGCTCGATTTCCGAGATTGATGCTGGACAATGGAATGCATGTGCTCAAGGGATGGCATTGCTTCAGCATGCGTTCTTTACTGCTCTTGAGTGCAGTGGGGCGATCGGGAAGGGCACGAGAATAGCGCCTCGCTATATTCTGTTGCGCGATCAGGAAGGGCTCCTGGTCGCTTGTGCGCCTGCCATGCTCAGCACTGGAACTCTCACCGAATATGGACCGGAGTATCTCTGGCTCGATTCGGGGCTGAAAGCAGGATGCTTTTCCTGGCCAAAGTTTCAGGTTGGGTTGCCGTTGTATCCGGTGCGTTGTCAAAAGTTGATGGTTCGATCAGATGTGCGACCGGATTCGATGAGAAAGGCAGTCATTCTGAGTCTGCTGCAACTCGTCAAACAAGACAAGCTGGCGACCTTCAACCTGATGCATGTTGATCGGGATACTGCCTTGAAATTGAGGCAGGAGGGGTGGTTAATCAGTCACGAAGTCCATTCGTTCTGGAATAACACCGGCTATGGTGATTTTGAGACTTATCTCAAGTCATTGCCGCATCGTAAGCGCTACATGATGAACAAGGACCGGCGTAAGGTTGCTCAGTTGGGGCTCACAATAAAGCTGATCGCGGGTGAATCAATCAGCCCGACTTTATTGGACAGCTACTATGCCGGGCATCGCAAGGTGTGTCTCCGCCACGGAAACCATCCGTGGCTTCCGATAGAGGTATTGCAAAAATTTGTTGAATTGATGCCGGACTCTGTGCGGCTGATTGCTGCTTTCGATGGCGATCGGTACGTTGCTGGTGCATTCTGGATTCTTGACAGCTCGGCGCTTTATTTGCGCACGTGGAGTGCAATGGAGGAATTACCCGAGCTTTGTTTTGAGCTGGTTTGCTATCGTCCGATTATCCATGCGATAGAAAATGGTTTGAAATATATCGATTCGGGTTTGTACGGGGGGCACAAACAACAACGTGGCTATCCGGATGAGCTGGTGTACAGCGCGCATTGGTTTCGCGACGACAAGCTCCGCCAGTTGGCAATCAGAGAACTATTCAAACAGGGATAG
- a CDS encoding DNA topoisomerase III, whose product MTKKLIIAEKPSVAADIAKALGGFTKHDDYFESETHVISSAVGHLLELACPEEFEVKRGKWSFAHLPVIPPHFALKPIEKTESRLKVLTKLIKRKDVSALINACDAGREGELIFNYIAQHTKTTKPIQRLWLQSMTQGAIRDGFTRLRQGNEMQGLGDAAVCRSESDWLVGINGTRAMTAFNSKTGGFHLTTVGRVQTPTLAIVVERERRIREFKSRDYWEVEADFAAKAGNYTGKWFDEAYKGKAEDEHARADRLWELAKAEAIRAATSGKPGIVTEEAKPETRLSPLLFDLTSLQREANARFGFSAKTTLSIAQALYEKHKVLTYPRTDSRCLPEDYLPTVRETLTILTGEGAGKGHDEVLLARYSPFAHQILARNWVLPNKRIFNNAKISDHFAIIPTPQAPKNLNEVEQKLYDFVVRRFLSVFFPAAEYMVTTRITRVEGHPFKTEGKVLVNPGWLAVHGKEGQEGTEGNLVAVDKDEKVKTEEVTVKANETKPPPRYSEATLLSAMEGAGKMVDDEELKAAMAGRGLGTPATRAQIIENLIGEQYMLREGRELTPTAKAFSLMTLLNGLGINELTQPELTGDWEWKLGRIEKGEFTREEFMREIAEMTRHMVERAKTFEADTIPGDFGVLTAKCPRCGGEIRETYKKFQCGGCDYSLWKIVAGRQFEPEEIDTLINEKQIGPLTGFRNKMGRTFSAAIKLNDKMEPEFDFGQDKNDEANNEPVDFSAQTSLGKCPKCAANVYDHGSTYVCEKSVGPEKSCDFRSGKVILQQPIEPGQMQKLLTEGKTDLLKEFVSNRTRRKFSAYLVAKDGKVSFEFEKKVAKPKAPAKKKAD is encoded by the coding sequence ATGACCAAAAAACTGATCATCGCCGAAAAACCATCCGTCGCGGCCGACATTGCCAAGGCGCTGGGCGGCTTTACCAAGCACGACGACTACTTCGAAAGCGAGACGCACGTCATCTCGTCGGCCGTCGGTCACTTGCTGGAACTGGCCTGCCCGGAGGAGTTCGAAGTCAAACGCGGCAAATGGTCGTTTGCCCATCTGCCGGTAATCCCGCCGCACTTCGCACTGAAACCGATCGAGAAAACCGAGTCGCGCCTCAAGGTGCTGACCAAGCTGATCAAGCGCAAGGACGTCTCTGCCCTGATCAACGCATGTGACGCGGGGCGCGAAGGCGAGTTGATCTTCAACTACATCGCGCAACACACCAAGACCACCAAGCCGATCCAGCGCCTGTGGCTGCAATCGATGACCCAGGGCGCGATCCGCGATGGTTTCACACGTCTGCGCCAGGGCAACGAAATGCAGGGCCTGGGCGATGCCGCCGTCTGCCGTTCCGAATCCGACTGGCTGGTCGGCATCAACGGCACGCGGGCGATGACCGCCTTCAATTCGAAAACTGGCGGCTTCCACCTGACCACCGTCGGCCGTGTGCAAACGCCGACCCTGGCCATCGTCGTCGAGCGCGAACGCAGGATCCGTGAATTCAAGTCGCGCGACTACTGGGAAGTCGAAGCCGACTTCGCCGCCAAGGCCGGCAACTACACCGGCAAATGGTTCGACGAAGCCTACAAGGGCAAGGCCGAAGACGAGCATGCCCGTGCCGACCGCCTGTGGGAACTGGCCAAGGCCGAAGCCATCCGTGCCGCCACGTCCGGCAAGCCGGGCATCGTCACCGAGGAAGCCAAGCCGGAAACCCGCCTTTCGCCGCTGCTCTTCGACCTGACCAGCCTGCAGCGCGAGGCCAATGCGCGTTTCGGCTTCTCGGCCAAGACGACGCTGTCGATCGCCCAGGCACTCTATGAAAAGCACAAGGTCCTGACCTACCCGCGGACCGATTCGCGCTGCCTGCCGGAAGACTACCTGCCGACGGTGCGCGAGACGCTGACCATCCTGACCGGCGAAGGCGCCGGCAAGGGGCACGACGAAGTGCTGCTCGCCCGCTACTCGCCGTTTGCCCACCAGATTCTGGCGCGCAACTGGGTGCTGCCGAACAAACGCATTTTCAACAACGCCAAGATCAGCGATCACTTCGCAATCATCCCGACGCCGCAGGCGCCAAAGAATCTCAACGAAGTCGAGCAGAAACTCTACGATTTCGTCGTGCGTCGCTTCCTGTCCGTGTTCTTCCCGGCCGCCGAATACATGGTGACCACTCGCATCACCCGCGTCGAAGGCCACCCCTTCAAGACCGAGGGCAAGGTACTGGTCAATCCGGGCTGGCTGGCCGTGCATGGCAAGGAAGGCCAGGAAGGTACCGAGGGCAATCTCGTTGCGGTCGACAAGGATGAAAAGGTCAAAACCGAGGAAGTCACGGTCAAGGCCAACGAAACCAAGCCGCCGCCCCGCTACTCGGAAGCCACCCTGCTCTCCGCCATGGAAGGCGCCGGCAAGATGGTCGATGACGAGGAACTCAAGGCCGCCATGGCCGGGCGTGGCCTCGGCACACCAGCGACGCGCGCCCAGATCATCGAAAACCTGATCGGCGAGCAGTACATGCTGCGCGAAGGCCGCGAACTGACGCCGACCGCCAAGGCCTTTTCGCTGATGACGCTGTTGAACGGCCTCGGCATCAACGAACTGACCCAGCCGGAACTGACCGGCGACTGGGAATGGAAGCTCGGCCGCATCGAAAAGGGCGAATTCACGCGCGAGGAATTCATGCGCGAAATCGCCGAAATGACCCGCCACATGGTCGAGCGCGCCAAGACTTTCGAGGCCGACACCATTCCGGGCGATTTTGGCGTGTTGACCGCCAAGTGCCCGCGCTGCGGCGGCGAGATTCGCGAAACCTACAAGAAATTCCAGTGCGGTGGCTGCGACTACTCGCTGTGGAAGATCGTTGCCGGCCGCCAGTTCGAACCGGAAGAAATCGACACCCTGATCAACGAAAAGCAGATCGGCCCGCTGACCGGCTTCCGCAACAAGATGGGGCGGACTTTCTCGGCCGCCATCAAGTTGAACGACAAGATGGAACCGGAATTCGACTTCGGCCAGGACAAGAACGACGAAGCCAACAACGAGCCGGTCGACTTCTCGGCCCAGACCAGCCTCGGCAAATGTCCGAAGTGCGCCGCCAACGTCTATGACCACGGCAGCACCTACGTCTGTGAAAAATCGGTCGGCCCGGAAAAGAGCTGCGATTTCCGCTCCGGCAAGGTGATCCTGCAACAACCGATCGAACCTGGCCAGATGCAGAAATTGCTGACCGAAGGCAAGACCGACCTGTTGAAGGAATTCGTCTCCAACCGCACGCGCCGCAAGTTCTCGGCCTATCTGGTCGCCAAGGATGGCAAGGTGAGTTTCGAGTTCGAAAAGAAGGTCGCCAAACCCAAGGCGCCGGCGAAGAAGAAAGCCGACTAA